One Methanobacterium sp. genomic window, GTTTGTATATATCCTCCTATAAATCCACAAACTGCGCCATTAATGGTTCCTAATATGGTTAAGGGTATTAAGAGGAGGAATGATCCTGAGAGGAGACTTCCTAAAAAGAATGAAATTGCACCAGTTATGATAGCATTTTTGGCACCAATAACCGGATCTTTAGTTAAAAAACCCACTGCAGCTAACAGTAGAAAAATTAATAGAGTAAGAATGCCATGGGTATTAGCTAAAATGAGGGTAATGACCATTACAACTGGTATTATGATAATCCATTGTATATTGTTGAAATTAAACTCACTTAGTATTGAATTGATTAAACCATTTTGCATACCATAGGGGGAGTTATAATGATTATTCCAATTTTGATAGTTCCGATTTTTGGTGTTTTGGAATTTGTTTCGTAGATTGTGCCAAAATTCAATTAAGGGACTTATTATATTATCTTTAATACCATAACTTATTGATTGCACTTTGTTTCTTAGAACTTCTTTGATTGTAGGTTTTTTCCTGAAAGTAGATTGTTTCCAACTGGGATCAACTATATCTAAATTTTCCACATAGCGTAATTTACTACCACAATCACAGTTACTGGTAAAATCTTTTTTAGACTCACCTGATTCCATTTGATAATAAACCCGACATTTACTGCAAATTAAATAGCCCATTTTACCTACCCATTCTCTAGAAAAGACTACACTCTTTTATAATACACATCTATTTTTATCCAGAAAAATCATTTCTAAAAATATTTAGTGTTTGTACTTTCATTATTTAATTACAACTTATATTAAATAGAGTTTTTATTTGTGAACTAGAGATAATACAGTATATCAGATTGGATAAGTAACGGGTATGAAAGAGAAAAACACTGGATTTTCAGCAGAATATGTTGATAACCGTCTCCAAAGGCGTTTGCGTATATATCTCTTTTTCATCTTTATATTCTTAGTTGTGTTAATCATTGAAGTATCCACAGGAATGTTTAAGTTATCCTTAGCCATTATTGGGGTGTTGATTGGATTTGTAGTGGGAATTTTTACTTCTCGCATGTATCATTTGAGTTGGGATGATGAAAACAACCTGGTAATTGGCCATATTGATAAAATTGGATTTGTAATACTGATCTGTTATTTGATTTTCATTTTCACCCGAACATTTTATCTTCACCAATGGATTCACGGTTCACCATTGATGGTAATGGTACTCAGCCTGACCACTGGCACTATGCTAGGAAACTTGATGAACACTCAAAGGAGTATTAAAAAAAT contains:
- a CDS encoding MFS transporter, whose amino-acid sequence is MGYLICSKCRVYYQMESGESKKDFTSNCDCGSKLRYVENLDIVDPSWKQSTFRKKPTIKEVLRNKVQSISYGIKDNIISPLIEFWHNLRNKFQNTKNRNYQNWNNHYNSPYGMQNGLINSILSEFNFNNIQWIIIIPVVMVITLILANTHGILTLLIFLLLAAVGFLTKDPVIGAKNAIITGAISFFLGSLLSGSFLLLIPLTILGTINGAVCGFIGGYIQTRYN